The sequence ACCGTCGCGGCTTCCGATTCCAACGCCAGGTCGGCGAGCACATTACGCATCAGCGGCTGATCGGCCAGATGGCGGCCGAAGGCGCTGCGGTGCCGGGCGTGATGGATTGCCTGCACCAGCGCCGCACGCATCAAGGCTGCGCTGCCGATCACGCAATCGAGCCGCGTGTAGTTCGCCATTTCGATGATGGTCGGCACGCCGCGGCCTTCGTCGCCAATCATGATGCCGAACGCGTCGAAGAATTCGACCTCGCTGCTGGCATTCGAGCGATTGCCGAGTTTGTCTTTCAGACGCTGGATCTGCACGGCGTTCTTGCTGCCGTCTGGCGCGAAGCGCGGCACGAAAAAGCACGACAGGCCCTCGTGATCGTCGGTGCGGGCGAGCACCAGATGCGCGTCGCATTGCGGCGCGGAGAAAAACCATTTGTGGCCGACGAGGCGGTATTCGGCGCCGCGGCCGCTGCCGCGCGTGGCATACGCGCGGGTCTGATTGCTGCGCACGTCCGAGCCGCCTTGTTTCTCGGTCATCCCCATGCCGATCATCGCCGAGCTTTTTTGCGAGAGCGGCACGTCGCGTGGATCGTGTTCGCGGGCGTAGAGCTTGTCGCGCAGTGTGGCGAACAACGTGGGTTCGCGCTGTAGCACCGGAATGCTCGCGAAGGTCATCGTCAGCGGGCAGAGGGAGCCGGATTCGAGTTGCGCGTGCAGGAAGTAGCCGGCGCAACGCGCGACCATCGCGCCGCGTTGCGGATCCGAAAACGGTAGCGCGTGCAGGCCTTCGCGGCGTAACAGCGACAGCAGCGTATGCCACGAAGGGTGAAACTCCAGCGCGTCGACGCGTTCGCCGCGCGGGTTGTGCGTGAAAAGTTCGGGGGTGTGGCGGTTCGCCAGTTCGGCGAGCGCGAGTGTCTCCGGCGTGGTGAGCGCCGCGCCGTGCCGCTCCAACGCCTCGCGATGCCACGCGGCCCCTTCGCGTTCGAGGGCGGCGGACAACGCCACGTCGGTCGAAAACAGGTTGTAGTCCGCAAGCGGAGGCGCCTGATTGATCACGTCGTGGGTGTGGCCGAAACTGTGCGGTTCCATCTGCTGTCTCCGTTTACCGGATGCGCGCCGTCGCGGGTCGACGGTGTGCTGTTTTATTGCGGCGTGTCGTGCCGCACGCTCGGAGGGCGGCGCACCGGGCGCCGTGTTTGAATGCCGTGCACAGCCGCCTGGCGGGCGGATGCGCGTCTTTCATCATAGGGTCGTGAGACCACTTTCGTTTAGAGGGATCGCTCTGACGTGAACCCGCCGTGGCGCGTGAACGCTCCCTACAATGCCGATAAAACACGAGTAGACAAGTGTGTACGAGACAGGGGCCGCAAGCAATGTGGCCTCACCAGGAGGAGCGGATGCAATACGACTACATCATCGTCGGCGCGGGCTCAGGTGGCTGCTCGCTTGCGAGCCGTCTGGCGGATAGCTGCCCTGACGCGACGATCGCCCTGATCGAAGCCGGTCCGCATACGGACCGCAATCTCTTTGTGAACATGCCGGTCGGCGTGGCGGCCGTCGTGCCGCACAAACTCAAGACCAACTACGGCTATCTGACGACGCCCCAGCCGGGGCTCGGCGGCCGCCAGGGCTATCAGCCGCGCGGGCGGGGCTTCGGCGGGTCGAGTGCGATCAACGCGATGATCTACACGCGCGGCCATCCGCTCGATTACGACGAATGGGCGCAACTCGGCTGCGAAGGATGGTCGTGGGCTGAGGTGCTGCCGTATTTTCGCCGCGCCGAAGGCAACGAACGGGGCGCTGATGCATGGCACGGCGCGGATGGTCCGCTGACGGTATCCGATCTGCGCTATCGCAATCCGTTTTCGAAGCGTTTCGTGCAGGCCGCGACCGAAGCCGGTTACAAACCGAACAGCGACTTCAACGGCGAGGATCAGGAAGGCGTCGGTTTCTATCAGGTGACCCAACGCGACGGACGGCGCTGCAGCGTCGCGCGCGCCTATATCTACGACCGCGAACGGCCCAATCTCCATACGATCGCCGACGCGACGGTGCTGCGCGTGACCTTCGACGGCAAGCGCGCGAGCGGCGTCGAAATCGTGCGTGGCGGCCGGACTGAAACGCTGGAAGCGCGCGCCGAGATGGTGCTGGCCGCGGGCGCGTTCAATTCGCCGCAACTGCTGATGTGCTCGGGCATCGGGCCGGCCGCGCATCTGCAGTCGCTCGGCATTGCCGTGCTGCACGATGCGCCCGAGGTCGGCCAGAACCTGATCGACCACGTCGACTTCACGATCAACAAACGGGTGTCGTCGATCGAGCCGACCGGCTTTTCGATTCGCGGCATCGCGCGGATGCTACCGCAGTTTGTGACCTTCATGCGTCACGGGCAGGGCATGCTGTCGAGCAATGTCGCCGAAGCGGGCGGCTTTCTGAAGAGCCGGCCGACGCTCGAGCGCCCGGACCTGCAACTGCATTTCTGCGCGGCGATCGTCGACGATCACAATCGCCATATGCACTGGGGCCACGGTTATTCGCTGCACGTGTGCGTGCTGCGGCCGCATAGCCGCGGCACGGTGACGCTCGCCAGCGCCGACGCGCGCACCGCGCCCGTGATCGATCCACGCTTTTTTAGCGACTCGCGTGATCTCGACTTGCTGGTGGAAGGGGCGCAGATGGCGCGGCGCATTCTCGACGCGCCTTCGCTGGCGCTGCACGGCGGCAAGGAGCTGTACACGCATTCCGGCCAGACCGAGGCGGAACTACGGCGGACCATCGCCGAGCATGCCGACACGATCTATCACCCGGTGG comes from Burkholderia sp. GAS332 and encodes:
- a CDS encoding Choline dehydrogenase, with translation MQYDYIIVGAGSGGCSLASRLADSCPDATIALIEAGPHTDRNLFVNMPVGVAAVVPHKLKTNYGYLTTPQPGLGGRQGYQPRGRGFGGSSAINAMIYTRGHPLDYDEWAQLGCEGWSWAEVLPYFRRAEGNERGADAWHGADGPLTVSDLRYRNPFSKRFVQAATEAGYKPNSDFNGEDQEGVGFYQVTQRDGRRCSVARAYIYDRERPNLHTIADATVLRVTFDGKRASGVEIVRGGRTETLEARAEMVLAAGAFNSPQLLMCSGIGPAAHLQSLGIAVLHDAPEVGQNLIDHVDFTINKRVSSIEPTGFSIRGIARMLPQFVTFMRHGQGMLSSNVAEAGGFLKSRPTLERPDLQLHFCAAIVDDHNRHMHWGHGYSLHVCVLRPHSRGTVTLASADARTAPVIDPRFFSDSRDLDLLVEGAQMARRILDAPSLALHGGKELYTHSGQTEAELRRTIAEHADTIYHPVATCRMGGDARSVVDPQLRVRGVTGLRIVDASVMPTLIGGNTNSPTVMIGERAAELIAASRREGQTVPRRATLAV
- a CDS encoding putative acyl-CoA dehydrogenase, whose protein sequence is MEPHSFGHTHDVINQAPPLADYNLFSTDVALSAALEREGAAWHREALERHGAALTTPETLALAELANRHTPELFTHNPRGERVDALEFHPSWHTLLSLLRREGLHALPFSDPQRGAMVARCAGYFLHAQLESGSLCPLTMTFASIPVLQREPTLFATLRDKLYAREHDPRDVPLSQKSSAMIGMGMTEKQGGSDVRSNQTRAYATRGSGRGAEYRLVGHKWFFSAPQCDAHLVLARTDDHEGLSCFFVPRFAPDGSKNAVQIQRLKDKLGNRSNASSEVEFFDAFGIMIGDEGRGVPTIIEMANYTRLDCVIGSAALMRAALVQAIHHARHRSAFGRHLADQPLMRNVLADLALESEAATVLFMRLARAFEASADASSAAPAERAWRRIVTPAAKYWVCKRALEFTGEAMEVWGGNGYVETGPMARFYREAPVNSIWEGSGNVMCLDVLRAMEREPEAAQALFAAWQADAQGHPALSAALGKLAATLNGPAEHREASARRIAQQIVLIAQATLLVKHAPPEVAETFIATRLADGCGESGRVYGTLPATFDHAAIIERAFPA